The following coding sequences lie in one Nitrospirota bacterium genomic window:
- a CDS encoding DUF1326 domain-containing protein: MTQVDWYIEGPEFSNCNCDYASPCQFESPRPTHGDCRGFAAVRIEKGYFGDVPLDGLCGAVLYAWPGPIYEGHGEFQGVIDERADGQQRAALATILYGGETNEGATHWWVYRMMSTTVHPPIFRPFEFDVNIERRTARIVIPDVLESTARPIRSPATGAEHHVRIQLPNGIEFDTAEIGSGTTKTTASIRLDLEETYAHFTFLRHSGKGVARSR; encoded by the coding sequence ATGACACAGGTTGACTGGTATATCGAAGGACCCGAGTTCAGCAACTGCAACTGCGACTACGCCTCCCCTTGCCAGTTCGAGTCACCCCGGCCCACGCACGGAGACTGCCGCGGCTTCGCGGCGGTTCGGATCGAGAAGGGCTACTTCGGGGATGTGCCGCTCGATGGCCTGTGCGGAGCGGTTCTCTACGCGTGGCCGGGACCGATTTACGAGGGCCACGGCGAGTTTCAGGGCGTCATCGACGAGCGGGCCGACGGTCAGCAACGAGCCGCGTTGGCCACGATATTGTACGGCGGCGAGACCAACGAGGGGGCAACCCACTGGTGGGTCTATCGGATGATGTCCACGACGGTGCACCCGCCGATCTTCAGACCCTTTGAGTTCGACGTGAACATCGAGCGGAGAACCGCACGGATCGTGATCCCCGACGTGCTCGAATCCACGGCCCGTCCGATCCGAAGCCCCGCGACGGGGGCTGAGCATCATGTCCGCATCCAGCTTCCGAACGGGATCGAGTTCGACACCGCGGAGATCGGCAGTGGCACCACGAAGACGACGGCCTCGATCCGGCTCGACCTCGAGGAGACCTACGCCCACTTTACCTTTCTCCGGCATTCCGGCAAGGGCGTGGCCCGCTCGCGATAG